In Shouchella patagoniensis, the following are encoded in one genomic region:
- a CDS encoding 2,3-diketo-5-methylthiopentyl-1-phosphate enolase, translating into MAQINAVYYVSESNDFIEEKAEKMASGLTAKPWQEMPESEKQESLAYKGRVLSITEDDTYGNGYFVTISFPVAYEVPDFPSILTTTYGRLSYEPNVKLIDLQFSNDLISLFPGPKYGIAGIRELVEVKNRPLAMSVAKGAIGRSIDSFHEQMLAHCYGGIDIIQDDERLFEHDWTPLEQRVPVGLAAIAEAAEKTGRTPLYVVNVTGKTFELKERAKEAIGLGAPALLLNVFAYGIDVLQGLSEDPEIDVPIFAHSSLAGMMTRSKQHGISSRLLLGKLMRMAGADAVLFPSPYGRIGINAEEARHVKEQLLQPAEMNSTFPIPSAGIDFNTIANVKKDFGQDVIINLGGSVHRYSGGVEAGGKALIETISKA; encoded by the coding sequence ATGGCTCAAATTAATGCAGTATACTATGTCAGCGAATCAAATGACTTTATTGAAGAAAAAGCCGAAAAAATGGCTTCAGGGTTAACTGCTAAACCTTGGCAGGAAATGCCTGAATCAGAAAAACAGGAGAGTCTTGCTTATAAAGGACGAGTTTTATCCATTACTGAAGATGATACATATGGAAACGGGTACTTTGTTACAATCTCTTTTCCTGTCGCGTATGAGGTACCTGATTTCCCGTCCATTTTAACAACTACATATGGCAGACTATCTTATGAACCGAATGTTAAACTTATTGACTTGCAATTTTCGAACGATTTAATTAGCTTGTTCCCAGGTCCAAAGTATGGAATAGCAGGAATTCGAGAATTAGTCGAAGTCAAGAATCGTCCGTTAGCAATGAGTGTTGCGAAGGGAGCAATTGGGCGTTCGATTGATTCGTTCCATGAACAAATGCTTGCCCATTGTTATGGCGGTATTGATATCATACAAGATGATGAGCGTTTATTTGAACATGATTGGACACCACTTGAACAACGTGTTCCAGTTGGTCTTGCTGCGATTGCAGAAGCGGCTGAGAAAACTGGTCGCACACCACTTTATGTTGTGAATGTAACCGGGAAAACGTTTGAATTAAAAGAACGTGCAAAAGAAGCAATTGGTTTAGGTGCTCCTGCGCTCCTGTTGAACGTTTTTGCGTATGGAATTGATGTTTTACAAGGTCTTAGTGAAGACCCGGAAATCGACGTTCCCATCTTTGCTCATTCTTCTTTAGCTGGAATGATGACTCGCTCCAAACAACATGGCATTTCTTCCCGTCTTCTATTAGGGAAATTAATGCGCATGGCAGGAGCCGATGCAGTGCTCTTTCCCTCTCCATATGGCAGGATAGGAATAAATGCTGAAGAGGCGAGGCATGTAAAAGAGCAATTACTCCAGCCAGCTGAAATGAATTCAACTTTTCCAATTCCTTCTGCGGGTATTGATTTTAATACAATCGCTAATGTCAAAAAAGATTTTGGTCAGGATGTTATCATTAATCTGGGTGGAAGCGTTCATCGTTATAGCGGTGGAGTCGAAGCTGGTGGGAAAGCGTTAATCGAAACAATTAGCAAAGCGTAA
- a CDS encoding DUF2179 domain-containing protein produces the protein MLLQALIIFIAQLIYVPILTLRTIMMVKGLKQKAAAMGMLEGVIYVVALGIVFSDLSNYYNMAAYALGFGIGLYIGAIIEEKLAIGYVSIEVNIPQKNQALIDRLRELGFSVSSSSVEGMNSHRCQLDCTARRDREKEFITIVSKYEPAAFIVSFEPRSFKGGYITKAMKKRREKYLKRKEKAETT, from the coding sequence ATGCTTCTACAAGCATTAATTATATTTATTGCCCAATTGATTTATGTTCCCATATTAACTTTGCGTACCATTATGATGGTAAAAGGCCTTAAACAAAAAGCAGCGGCAATGGGGATGTTAGAAGGAGTCATTTATGTTGTTGCTTTAGGGATTGTTTTTAGTGATTTGTCGAACTATTACAACATGGCTGCGTACGCTTTAGGCTTTGGAATTGGTTTATATATCGGTGCAATTATAGAAGAGAAGTTAGCTATTGGTTATGTAAGTATTGAAGTAAATATTCCACAAAAAAACCAAGCGTTAATTGATCGACTAAGGGAACTTGGTTTTAGTGTATCGAGTTCTTCAGTTGAAGGGATGAATTCTCATCGATGTCAGCTAGACTGTACGGCTAGGCGTGATCGGGAAAAAGAGTTTATCACGATTGTCTCAAAATATGAGCCTGCTGCTTTTATCGTTTCGTTCGAACCACGAAGTTTTAAAGGTGGATATATAACAAAAGCAATGAAAAAAAGGCGCGAGAAATATTTGAAACGAAAAGAAAAAGCAGAGACGACATAA
- a CDS encoding PTS sugar transporter subunit IIA, with protein sequence MFKKLFGKKEAEIKTETIASPINGRIVSIEQVPDPTFSEKMIGDGIAIEPADGHVVAPVEGKIVQVFPTKHAFGIETPGGAELLIHIGLETVAMNGEGFTSHVKEGDQIKVGDPIIDFDLELVKEKAAHTITPIVITNHDKYTIEKVGEGESIAGETSLFKLKLK encoded by the coding sequence ATGTTTAAAAAGTTATTTGGGAAAAAAGAAGCAGAAATAAAAACAGAAACGATTGCTTCACCGATCAATGGTAGAATTGTTTCAATTGAACAAGTTCCAGACCCAACTTTTAGTGAAAAGATGATTGGTGATGGTATAGCGATTGAGCCTGCAGATGGACATGTTGTTGCACCTGTAGAAGGGAAAATCGTCCAAGTTTTTCCGACAAAACATGCTTTTGGAATTGAAACACCAGGTGGAGCAGAACTTTTAATTCATATTGGACTTGAGACGGTGGCAATGAATGGAGAAGGATTCACGTCTCATGTAAAAGAAGGTGATCAGATTAAAGTTGGCGATCCTATCATTGATTTTGATCTCGAGCTAGTGAAGGAGAAGGCCGCTCATACAATAACACCAATTGTTATTACAAATCACGATAAGTATACAATTGAGAAAGTTGGAGAAGGCGAATCCATTGCAGGAGAAACAAGTTTATTTAAACTTAAATTGAAATAA
- a CDS encoding YjcZ family sporulation protein — MGFENQGGFAFIVVLFILLVIVGSAYIK, encoded by the coding sequence ATGGGTTTTGAGAACCAGGGTGGGTTTGCTTTCATCGTCGTACTATTTATTCTACTTGTCATTGTAGGATCTGCTTACATTAAATAA
- a CDS encoding lysophospholipid acyltransferase family protein produces MFHLYVSYWLCKRSFSSIHVHYEGDYDLKKPLLLLANHSSWRDGMIALFLSKRFIKHDEYVMMNETGLKQFPFFSHVGAYSVQPQKPKDVLTSLTYTVSLLQQGKAVWLFPQGKKCH; encoded by the coding sequence TTGTTTCATTTATATGTCAGCTATTGGTTATGCAAGCGCTCATTCTCTTCCATTCATGTTCATTATGAAGGGGATTATGATTTAAAAAAACCTTTGCTGCTACTTGCAAATCATAGCAGTTGGCGGGACGGGATGATCGCTCTGTTTCTTTCAAAACGTTTCATCAAGCATGATGAATATGTAATGATGAATGAAACAGGCCTTAAACAATTCCCTTTCTTTTCGCACGTAGGAGCATACTCAGTTCAACCACAGAAACCTAAAGATGTGTTGACCTCTCTTACATATACAGTATCTTTGCTTCAACAAGGAAAGGCAGTGTGGTTATTTCCACAAGGAAAAAAATGCCACTAG
- a CDS encoding MGMT family protein: protein MNSFFNQVYTLVKKIPPGEVASYGEIARKLDAPRSARVVGWAMKQAPKDVPAHRVVKKSGELPNVFFQGSSQRKRLEQEGIQFTDDGAVQMDKHSWTGI, encoded by the coding sequence ATGAATTCTTTTTTTAATCAAGTTTATACACTAGTGAAAAAGATACCACCAGGTGAAGTTGCTTCATATGGAGAAATCGCGCGTAAATTAGACGCACCGAGAAGTGCAAGAGTAGTTGGTTGGGCAATGAAACAAGCCCCAAAAGATGTTCCAGCTCATCGGGTTGTAAAAAAAAGTGGCGAGTTGCCTAATGTATTTTTTCAAGGGAGTTCACAGCGGAAGCGCTTAGAACAAGAAGGAATTCAATTTACAGATGATGGAGCTGTGCAAATGGACAAACATAGTTGGACAGGGATTTAG
- a CDS encoding TVP38/TMEM64 family protein: MGKKIGVFISFLTVGLAVFFFGESMLLWIQSFGQQYLIVTALIATVLALFPIIPYPITGGLIGAAFGPITGSLITWIGSSSASILMFILIRYAYQDYGLSLINRFHTTSKITVLFEKSAFMTIFITRLIPIIPSILVNAYSALSRVKTSHYVFASSLGKVPSMILFATVGNAVLQDPATLFMIGIYYFIFLIIVYVGYRSWQRWTLKNKRSASLEK; this comes from the coding sequence ATGGGTAAAAAGATTGGTGTTTTTATTAGTTTTCTTACAGTAGGTTTAGCGGTTTTCTTTTTTGGAGAGTCAATGCTTTTATGGATTCAATCATTTGGCCAGCAGTATCTAATCGTAACGGCTCTAATCGCTACAGTTCTTGCTCTTTTTCCAATTATACCTTATCCAATTACAGGCGGCCTAATTGGAGCAGCGTTTGGTCCTATTACTGGGAGCTTAATTACTTGGATAGGTTCTTCTAGTGCATCTATTCTAATGTTTATCTTAATCCGCTACGCCTACCAAGACTATGGTTTATCACTAATTAATCGATTTCATACAACCTCAAAAATAACGGTTTTATTTGAAAAAAGTGCGTTTATGACCATTTTTATAACAAGGCTTATTCCAATTATTCCTTCCATTCTAGTAAATGCTTATTCGGCATTAAGCAGAGTGAAAACATCCCATTATGTGTTTGCCTCATCTTTAGGTAAAGTACCTTCGATGATTTTATTTGCTACAGTTGGTAATGCCGTATTACAAGATCCAGCAACCCTTTTTATGATTGGCATTTATTACTTTATCTTTTTAATTATTGTGTATGTAGGCTATCGAAGCTGGCAACGTTGGACGCTTAAAAATAAACGATCCGCTTCTTTAGAAAAATAA
- a CDS encoding VanZ family protein, whose amino-acid sequence MSGYKQFGMFLFFCYLAFVLYLTLAAWNYGASFEPGGFDGRNYNFHPFRSIFRITFYSPTIYDPIVILLGNIALFIPLGLFLPFLFPSFQTIVRTVIASFFVSLFIEVSQFTFTSRVADVDDLILNTAGGLIGYCFFMIIIFLKKRIVYF is encoded by the coding sequence ATGAGTGGCTACAAACAATTTGGCATGTTTTTGTTTTTTTGTTATCTTGCATTTGTTCTCTATCTAACACTTGCGGCGTGGAATTATGGTGCATCGTTCGAACCTGGAGGATTTGATGGGCGCAACTATAATTTTCATCCTTTTCGGAGCATTTTTAGAATTACTTTTTACAGCCCTACTATTTATGATCCGATTGTAATTTTGTTAGGAAACATAGCTTTGTTTATACCTCTAGGGTTATTCCTTCCTTTCCTTTTTCCGTCATTTCAAACAATAGTGAGAACTGTGATCGCAAGTTTTTTCGTTTCTTTATTTATTGAAGTGAGTCAGTTTACTTTTACATCACGTGTCGCTGATGTGGACGATTTAATTTTAAATACAGCAGGAGGACTTATCGGTTATTGTTTTTTTATGATCATTATTTTTCTAAAGAAGCGGATCGTTTATTTTTAA
- the asnB gene encoding asparagine synthase (glutamine-hydrolyzing) gives MCGITGWIDWRRDLRTETQQITDMAKTLNRRGPDALETWVRQQVAFGHARLIVVDPEGGKQPMTRTVRNNEYTIVYNGELYNTEEIRKELLVSGHTFNGHSDTEVLLKAYIEWGGECLEKLNGIFAFAIWDNNEQTLFMARDRLGVKPLFYTIRDGFLLFGSELKSLLAHRDVDAVVDRGGLADVMGLGPSRTPGNGIFKHVKELRPAHYLTYSKNGVVTKRYWQLKSGTHTASTKETATHIRELLEDIVERQLFADVPVGMFLSGGIDSSALTAIAANVYKKQGKTNILSYSIDYEENEKYFKASTFQPNADAEWVKKVSNHCGTNHTDCVIENAVLAELLKESVLVRDTPGMADVDSSLLWFCKQIKKDVTVGLSGECADEIFGGYPWFHKPEVMAIDGFPWMRSVNERIDLLTPEWQKRLDLKSYVHNRYRETINETPRFTGDSKEEARRREISYLNMVWFMTNLLDRKDRMSMGASLEVRVPFSDHRLVEYVWNIPWEMKTYGGREKGILRKSLEGLLPDDVLYRKKSPYPKTHHPTYTKAVTSAIAKVVQQDDAPLFEFINKDKLKQIADAGGFDTGKPYFGQLMAGPQLLAHFVQMDYWLKQYQIKIDAS, from the coding sequence ATGTGTGGCATTACAGGGTGGATCGATTGGCGGAGGGACCTGCGCACAGAAACACAACAAATTACAGATATGGCAAAAACGCTAAACCGCCGTGGACCAGATGCTCTTGAGACATGGGTGAGACAACAGGTGGCTTTTGGTCATGCGCGCTTAATTGTTGTAGACCCAGAAGGCGGAAAACAACCGATGACGCGTACGGTAAGAAACAATGAATACACAATTGTTTACAACGGCGAACTATATAATACGGAGGAGATTCGAAAAGAATTACTCGTATCTGGCCATACGTTTAATGGCCACTCTGATACAGAGGTTTTATTAAAAGCTTACATCGAGTGGGGCGGTGAATGCCTAGAAAAGCTAAACGGAATTTTTGCATTTGCCATCTGGGATAACAATGAACAAACCCTATTTATGGCAAGGGATCGTTTAGGAGTTAAGCCGTTATTTTATACCATTCGTGATGGATTTTTATTATTTGGCTCGGAGTTAAAAAGTTTATTGGCACACCGTGATGTTGATGCAGTTGTAGATCGTGGAGGTTTAGCTGATGTAATGGGGCTTGGACCATCTAGAACACCAGGAAATGGAATTTTTAAGCATGTTAAGGAGTTAAGACCAGCACATTATCTTACCTACAGCAAAAATGGTGTTGTGACCAAACGATATTGGCAATTAAAAAGTGGTACTCACACCGCTTCAACAAAAGAAACGGCAACACATATCCGTGAATTACTTGAAGATATTGTTGAACGTCAGCTATTTGCAGACGTTCCCGTTGGTATGTTTCTCTCGGGTGGAATTGATTCAAGTGCGTTAACGGCAATTGCAGCAAATGTTTATAAGAAACAAGGCAAAACAAATATTCTTAGCTATTCCATTGATTATGAAGAAAATGAAAAGTATTTTAAAGCAAGTACATTTCAACCAAACGCTGATGCCGAATGGGTTAAAAAAGTCTCGAACCATTGTGGCACAAACCATACCGATTGCGTAATTGAAAATGCTGTATTGGCAGAGCTATTAAAAGAATCGGTACTTGTACGTGACACGCCAGGCATGGCCGACGTTGATTCTTCCTTACTTTGGTTCTGTAAGCAAATCAAAAAAGATGTAACTGTTGGACTATCTGGAGAGTGTGCTGATGAGATATTTGGTGGATATCCTTGGTTTCATAAACCTGAGGTAATGGCGATTGATGGTTTCCCATGGATGAGATCTGTGAATGAACGGATTGATTTGCTAACACCGGAGTGGCAAAAGAGACTTGATTTAAAGAGCTATGTTCATAACCGGTACCGAGAAACAATTAATGAAACACCTCGTTTTACTGGAGATTCTAAAGAAGAAGCTCGGCGGCGAGAAATTTCATATCTGAACATGGTTTGGTTTATGACGAACTTACTGGATCGAAAAGATAGAATGAGTATGGGAGCTTCTCTTGAAGTTCGAGTGCCATTCTCTGATCATCGTCTAGTCGAATATGTTTGGAATATCCCGTGGGAAATGAAAACTTACGGCGGTAGAGAAAAGGGGATCCTACGTAAATCATTAGAAGGTTTGCTTCCAGATGATGTGCTTTACAGAAAGAAAAGCCCATATCCAAAGACACACCACCCCACTTATACAAAAGCCGTCACATCAGCCATTGCTAAGGTTGTTCAGCAAGATGATGCTCCGCTGTTTGAATTCATAAATAAGGATAAGTTAAAACAGATTGCCGATGCCGGTGGATTTGATACTGGGAAACCTTATTTTGGGCAACTTATGGCCGGACCACAGCTATTGGCGCATTTTGTGCAAATGGATTATTGGCTTAAACAGTATCAAATCAAAATTGATGCTTCTTAA
- a CDS encoding DUF4282 domain-containing protein encodes MYQLLRFERLYTPVLLEWLYWLGIGLCVVFSIYLFAYGTPLPVLSGLLVLVAGPILLRVTSELVLTIFRLLEEVSVIKNK; translated from the coding sequence ATGTATCAACTTTTACGATTTGAACGCTTGTATACACCAGTCCTTCTCGAATGGCTCTATTGGTTAGGAATTGGATTATGTGTCGTTTTTTCAATTTATCTATTTGCTTACGGAACACCCCTTCCTGTTTTATCTGGTCTGTTAGTCTTAGTGGCTGGTCCTATTTTATTAAGAGTAACTAGCGAGTTGGTTTTAACCATATTTCGTCTGTTAGAGGAAGTTAGCGTTATTAAAAATAAATAA
- a CDS encoding SDR family NAD(P)-dependent oxidoreductase, translating into MKTIWITGASSGLGAEISKQAQSKGYRIVKLARSFSTSKMENQNIISVHMDLLDENQVMKTVKYLSEQGLAPDVVINNAGIGIFKTAWDINQQEAEQIFRVNVLGMMALTGAVIPIMKEKQSGHIIQIGSQAGKLATAKASVYAASKHAVIGYSNAIRLELKPFGIAVSTVNPGPIATPFLKQADPSGSYENSIKKWLLDPTKVAERVVRLIETPKREVNLPWWMNVAAKAHAVAPHLFESIAGPFLTKK; encoded by the coding sequence ATGAAAACGATATGGATAACAGGTGCATCAAGTGGTTTAGGGGCAGAAATAAGCAAGCAAGCTCAGTCGAAAGGGTACCGTATTGTTAAGCTGGCTCGTTCTTTTTCGACTAGTAAGATGGAGAATCAAAACATCATTTCAGTTCATATGGATTTATTAGATGAAAACCAAGTTATGAAAACTGTCAAATATCTCTCTGAACAAGGGTTAGCGCCTGATGTAGTTATTAATAATGCTGGAATCGGAATATTTAAGACTGCGTGGGACATCAATCAACAAGAAGCAGAACAGATATTCAGAGTGAATGTCCTAGGAATGATGGCGCTAACGGGAGCTGTTATACCAATTATGAAAGAAAAGCAATCTGGTCATATTATTCAAATTGGCTCGCAAGCAGGAAAACTTGCAACTGCAAAAGCAAGCGTATATGCAGCTTCAAAACACGCTGTCATTGGATACTCAAATGCAATCCGTCTCGAACTGAAACCTTTTGGTATCGCTGTATCTACGGTAAATCCCGGTCCTATTGCAACCCCATTTTTAAAGCAAGCTGACCCAAGTGGTTCTTACGAAAATTCGATTAAAAAGTGGTTGCTTGATCCTACTAAGGTAGCTGAACGCGTTGTTCGTTTAATTGAGACCCCTAAGAGGGAAGTGAATCTGCCGTGGTGGATGAATGTGGCAGCAAAAGCACACGCCGTTGCGCCTCATTTATTTGAGTCAATTGCTGGTCCCTTTTTAACTAAAAAATAA
- the proB gene encoding glutamate 5-kinase yields the protein MANGIIVIKIGSSSLTDSAGHLNVPQLKNHVQAIVALLKQKYKVVLVTSGAVAAGFPILGYKQKPQSISQKQAAAAVGQSLLMQSYMEAFRKHHYVAAQLLLTRADFTDSTRFSNMSRTIVELLNRGAIPIVNENDSISIDELTFGDNDRLSALVSGIVHADMLCLFTDVNGVYDQNPFKNKDAKKYHYLANIPETLLKEIDSTTSSVGTGGMKSKLLAAKTAIDFGTNVFIGSGCGNAKFTDVLHGKGDGTYLGPFSNKTMSNVKQWIVYHSKPIGSIHIDEGASMALLQKRKSLLPAGVIQAEGPFTAGDIINVFANSKLIGKGKVNFSKNELDLIKGLSSVEAMQVTNRSKKAVIHRNFWVAIEQERLI from the coding sequence ATGGCAAATGGCATTATTGTTATTAAAATTGGCAGCAGTAGTTTAACAGATTCAGCAGGTCATTTAAACGTTCCTCAGTTGAAAAATCATGTGCAAGCCATTGTTGCTTTACTAAAACAAAAATATAAGGTTGTGCTTGTTACGTCTGGAGCTGTGGCTGCTGGTTTTCCTATACTAGGGTATAAACAAAAACCACAATCAATCTCTCAGAAACAAGCAGCTGCCGCTGTTGGCCAAAGTCTTCTAATGCAATCTTATATGGAAGCATTCAGAAAACATCATTATGTAGCAGCACAACTGCTTTTAACGCGGGCTGATTTCACAGACTCAACTCGTTTTTCTAATATGTCACGAACAATCGTAGAATTACTAAACAGAGGGGCGATTCCAATTGTGAATGAAAATGACTCTATATCAATTGATGAATTAACCTTTGGGGACAATGACCGACTCTCCGCGTTAGTTAGCGGAATCGTCCATGCGGATATGCTTTGTTTATTCACAGATGTTAATGGAGTATATGACCAAAATCCATTCAAAAACAAAGATGCTAAAAAATACCATTACTTAGCGAATATCCCTGAAACACTTCTTAAAGAAATCGATTCAACCACTTCTTCTGTTGGGACTGGAGGCATGAAATCAAAACTCCTTGCAGCTAAAACTGCGATTGATTTTGGTACAAATGTATTTATCGGATCTGGGTGCGGTAACGCCAAATTCACAGATGTTTTGCATGGCAAAGGCGATGGGACATATCTTGGACCGTTTTCAAACAAAACGATGTCAAACGTCAAACAATGGATTGTCTACCATAGTAAGCCAATTGGCAGCATTCATATTGATGAGGGTGCCTCTATGGCGCTCTTACAAAAACGAAAAAGCTTGTTACCAGCTGGAGTTATCCAAGCCGAAGGACCATTTACCGCTGGGGATATCATTAATGTTTTTGCCAATAGCAAGTTGATTGGTAAAGGCAAAGTCAATTTTAGCAAAAATGAGTTGGATCTTATTAAAGGGCTCAGCAGCGTAGAAGCCATGCAAGTGACAAACCGAAGTAAAAAAGCGGTTATCCATCGCAATTTTTGGGTCGCCATTGAACAGGAGAGATTGATATGA
- a CDS encoding glutamate-5-semialdehyde dehydrogenase: MTNAKKQSMQAKAASATLAHASTEQKNNVLKQMAQLLLDDAPKLIEANKKDISKAQANGQSDHIVDRLLLTEDRIQMMANSILTLVELPDPIGATIQTITRPNGLKIEQISTPFGVVGMIYEARPNVTVDACTLTIKTGNAVVLRGSASAIESNKAIVHTLKKAFAHSQINPDVIQLLEDSSHEEAARFMKLKSTIDVLIPRGGASLINKVIEEATIPVIETGVGNCHVYLAESANPILAKSIVLNAKTQRPSVCNACETLIVHENFADQHLHDLAEELLHSGVSLVGDSYAVKAHKEINHATEDDWSKEYLDLILAIRCVKSTEEALAHITQYGTKHSEAIVTEDINERDAFFKGIDAACIYHNASTRFTDGIEFGFGAEIGISTQKLHARGPMGLEALTTSKYCIYGNGQIK; encoded by the coding sequence ATGACAAATGCTAAAAAACAATCAATGCAAGCAAAAGCAGCATCAGCTACACTTGCACATGCATCCACGGAACAAAAAAACAATGTTTTAAAACAAATGGCACAATTACTACTAGACGATGCACCAAAGCTCATTGAAGCGAACAAAAAAGACATTAGTAAAGCTCAGGCAAATGGACAAAGTGATCATATAGTCGACCGATTACTTCTGACTGAAGACCGAATTCAAATGATGGCAAACAGCATTTTAACACTTGTTGAACTACCTGATCCAATTGGTGCAACGATTCAAACGATAACCAGGCCTAATGGACTTAAAATCGAACAAATTTCTACCCCATTTGGTGTTGTCGGGATGATTTATGAGGCTCGTCCAAATGTGACGGTTGATGCTTGTACTCTTACAATTAAAACCGGAAATGCGGTAGTATTACGAGGAAGCGCAAGCGCCATTGAGTCAAATAAAGCAATCGTCCATACTCTAAAAAAAGCATTTGCTCATTCACAAATTAATCCAGATGTTATTCAACTTCTTGAGGATTCTTCTCATGAAGAAGCTGCTCGATTTATGAAATTAAAATCAACCATTGACGTACTAATTCCACGAGGAGGAGCTTCGCTTATTAATAAGGTAATAGAAGAAGCAACGATACCAGTTATTGAGACTGGAGTGGGCAATTGTCACGTTTACTTAGCCGAATCAGCCAATCCAATCTTAGCGAAATCAATCGTGTTGAATGCTAAGACCCAACGACCGTCTGTTTGTAATGCTTGCGAAACACTGATCGTACATGAGAATTTCGCAGACCAGCATTTACACGACCTGGCTGAAGAATTACTTCATTCCGGAGTTTCTTTAGTTGGTGATTCCTATGCTGTAAAAGCTCATAAAGAGATTAACCATGCCACTGAAGACGATTGGTCAAAAGAGTATTTAGATTTAATTTTAGCAATACGTTGTGTTAAATCGACAGAGGAAGCACTTGCTCACATCACTCAATACGGCACAAAACATTCTGAAGCAATTGTGACAGAAGATATAAATGAGAGAGATGCCTTTTTTAAGGGTATTGATGCAGCTTGCATCTACCACAATGCCTCTACTCGATTTACAGATGGAATTGAATTTGGCTTTGGAGCAGAAATTGGCATAAGTACACAGAAGTTACATGCAAGAGGACCTATGGGTCTTGAAGCACTAACAACAAGCAAATATTGCATCTATGGCAACGGACAAATTAAATGA
- the proC gene encoding pyrroline-5-carboxylate reductase produces the protein MGTTIGFIGAGEMAEAIISGIQPSGQFTALTVINYSDKVKLNRLQHLYNVNVTNDYENAIRDKDIIVLAVKPKNLHEAILSIRPFLRKNQLIISVVAGIRLATIEQWLPKETVVIRAMPNTSAKVHASATAISIGTFAKEKEIKLAKNVFTSIGSVSIVNDDQMDTVTAIAGSGPAYFYYLAEIMINTAIEKGLSAEEARAFVAQTMLGSATRLSVSEKPASELYQEIMSPGGTTEAAISYLNESNSNLHFKEAIHHAYNRSATIGQTFLTSKK, from the coding sequence ATGGGCACAACGATTGGGTTTATTGGCGCTGGAGAAATGGCAGAAGCGATCATCAGTGGCATTCAACCTTCAGGACAATTTACAGCTTTAACAGTCATAAATTATTCTGATAAGGTAAAATTAAATAGACTTCAGCATTTATACAATGTCAATGTTACAAATGATTATGAAAATGCGATTCGTGACAAGGATATTATTGTGCTTGCAGTAAAACCAAAAAATCTACATGAGGCCATTCTTTCAATCCGACCATTTTTAAGAAAGAATCAACTTATTATTTCTGTAGTCGCTGGTATCAGACTAGCTACGATTGAACAATGGTTACCAAAAGAAACAGTGGTTATACGTGCAATGCCTAATACTTCCGCGAAAGTACATGCTTCTGCAACAGCTATTTCAATAGGAACATTTGCAAAAGAAAAAGAGATCAAGCTAGCAAAAAATGTGTTTACATCCATAGGCTCTGTATCAATTGTGAACGATGACCAAATGGATACAGTAACCGCAATTGCAGGTAGTGGTCCGGCCTATTTTTATTACCTGGCTGAGATAATGATTAACACAGCTATAGAAAAAGGTCTTTCAGCAGAAGAAGCAAGAGCGTTTGTTGCACAAACTATGCTCGGCTCCGCCACTAGGTTATCCGTAAGTGAAAAGCCGGCAAGTGAGCTCTATCAAGAAATCATGAGTCCAGGTGGTACAACCGAAGCCGCAATTTCCTATTTAAATGAATCAAATAGTAACCTCCATTTTAAAGAAGCAATTCATCATGCTTATAATCGTTCAGCTACAATCGGGCAAACTTTTTTAACTTCGAAAAAATAA